In one Bosea sp. RAC05 genomic region, the following are encoded:
- a CDS encoding DUF2065 domain-containing protein, with protein sequence MWDFVAALGLVFAIEGILFAAVPHLAKEALRSASETPPETMRLIGIGSAALGVLLVWFVRG encoded by the coding sequence ATGTGGGATTTCGTTGCGGCGCTGGGCCTCGTTTTCGCGATCGAGGGCATCCTGTTCGCAGCGGTCCCCCATCTCGCCAAGGAGGCGCTGCGAAGCGCCTCCGAAACGCCTCCGGAGACCATGCGGCTGATCGGCATCGGTTCGGCCGCGCTCGGCGTCCTGCTCGTCTGGTTTGTCCGCGGTTGA
- the hflC gene encoding protease modulator HflC produces MNGTIIRIGLLVVLGIAAVVFYAMTFVVQQTQSALVLRFGAVRSVVTAPGLYFKLPAPFEQVTLLDNRILDLDLPAQEIIASDQKRLVVDAFTRYRISDPLRFYQAVNNIPRANSQLASIVNGNVRSVLAEASFTSMVRNDRARLMNRIRDEVNREAARFGMTVVDVRLRRVDLPAANSAAVFQRMQTERQREAAEARALGAQQAQEIRARADRDSTVIVAEAQRRSDEVRGQGEGERNRVFAEAFGKDQEFFAFYRSMQAYEASIKAGDTRMVLSPDSPFFRFFNGPNAPRTDAQPTLPQATPAPARP; encoded by the coding sequence ATGAACGGCACCATCATCCGCATCGGCCTGCTCGTTGTCCTCGGCATCGCGGCGGTCGTCTTCTACGCGATGACCTTCGTGGTCCAGCAGACGCAGTCGGCCCTCGTGCTGCGCTTCGGCGCGGTCCGCAGCGTCGTCACGGCGCCGGGCCTCTACTTCAAGCTGCCGGCTCCGTTCGAGCAGGTCACCCTGCTCGACAACCGCATCCTCGACCTCGACCTGCCGGCGCAGGAAATCATTGCCTCGGACCAGAAGCGTCTCGTGGTCGATGCCTTCACGCGCTACCGCATCTCCGATCCGCTGCGCTTCTACCAGGCGGTCAACAACATCCCGCGCGCCAACTCGCAGCTCGCCTCGATCGTCAACGGTAACGTGCGCTCGGTGCTGGCGGAGGCGAGCTTCACCTCGATGGTCCGCAACGACCGGGCGCGGCTGATGAACCGCATCCGCGACGAGGTGAACCGCGAGGCCGCGCGCTTCGGCATGACCGTGGTCGACGTCCGCCTGCGGCGCGTCGATCTGCCGGCGGCCAACTCGGCGGCCGTGTTCCAGCGGATGCAGACGGAGCGTCAGCGCGAGGCGGCCGAGGCGCGTGCGCTCGGTGCCCAGCAGGCCCAGGAGATCCGGGCCCGTGCGGACAGGGATTCGACCGTGATCGTGGCCGAAGCCCAGCGCCGTTCCGATGAAGTCCGCGGCCAGGGCGAAGGCGAACGCAACCGCGTCTTCGCCGAGGCGTTCGGCAAGGATCAGGAGTTCTTCGCGTTCTACCGCTCGATGCAGGCCTATGAAGCCAGCATCAAGGCGGGCGACACGCGCATGGTCCTATCGCCGGATTCGCCGTTCTTCCGGTTCTTCAACGGTCCGAACGCGCCCCGCACCGACGCCCAGCCGACGCTGCCGCAAGCGACGCCGGCCCCGGCCCGTCCCTGA
- the hflK gene encoding FtsH protease activity modulator HflK — MPWSNQSGGGNNGGGPWGQRGGSGGGGGGGGPWGGGSGGGGNSGPPDLEDILRRSQDRLRNMMPGGNLGGRGLIFGLLALLVIWLLTGWYIVRPNEVGLNLRFGQFIGKTGEGLNYNWPYPIGSVIKPQVTNVVTTEVGFRTVESVRASRQSDVIEESLMLTGDENIVDIDVIVQWQIDPAAPENYVFNIQDPPGTVKAVAESAMREIIGRRNIQPVLTTDRAAIETEVRQLMQETLNGYNAGVQIRLVQLQKVDPPQQVIDAFRDVQAARADQERLRNEAETYANRVVPESRGRAAQLLQSAEAFREQTVAEALGQASRFNAVYEQYKLAPAVTRERLFLETMERVLGGTDKIILDSRGNSQGVVPYLPLDQLQQRRPAPGAPQTGAVR, encoded by the coding sequence ATGCCTTGGAGCAACCAGAGCGGCGGTGGCAATAACGGGGGCGGACCCTGGGGCCAGCGCGGGGGAAGCGGCGGCGGCGGTGGCGGCGGCGGCCCCTGGGGCGGCGGCTCCGGTGGCGGCGGCAACAGCGGCCCGCCCGATCTCGAGGACATCCTGCGTCGCAGCCAGGACCGCCTGCGCAACATGATGCCGGGCGGCAATCTCGGCGGGCGCGGCCTGATTTTCGGGCTGCTCGCGCTGTTGGTGATCTGGCTTCTGACGGGCTGGTACATCGTTCGCCCGAACGAGGTCGGCCTGAATCTCCGCTTCGGCCAGTTCATCGGCAAGACCGGCGAAGGCCTGAACTACAATTGGCCCTATCCGATCGGCAGCGTGATCAAGCCTCAGGTGACCAATGTCGTCACCACCGAGGTCGGCTTCCGCACCGTCGAGTCCGTGCGCGCCTCGCGCCAGTCGGACGTGATCGAAGAGAGCCTGATGCTCACCGGCGACGAGAACATCGTCGACATCGACGTGATCGTGCAGTGGCAGATCGATCCGGCCGCTCCGGAGAACTACGTCTTCAACATCCAGGACCCGCCGGGCACCGTGAAGGCCGTCGCCGAGAGCGCGATGCGCGAGATCATCGGCCGGCGCAACATCCAGCCCGTGCTGACCACCGATCGCGCCGCGATCGAGACCGAGGTGCGCCAGCTGATGCAGGAGACCCTGAACGGCTACAATGCTGGCGTGCAGATCCGCCTCGTGCAGCTGCAGAAGGTCGATCCGCCGCAGCAGGTCATCGATGCGTTCCGTGACGTCCAGGCGGCGCGCGCCGACCAGGAGCGCCTGCGCAACGAGGCCGAGACCTATGCCAACCGGGTCGTCCCGGAATCGCGCGGTCGTGCGGCCCAGTTGCTCCAGTCGGCGGAAGCCTTCAGGGAGCAGACCGTGGCCGAGGCGCTCGGTCAGGCCAGCCGCTTCAACGCGGTCTACGAGCAGTACAAGCTGGCGCCCGCGGTGACCCGCGAACGCCTCTTCCTCGAAACGATGGAGCGCGTGCTCGGCGGCACCGACAAGATCATTCTCGACAGCAGGGGCAACAGCCAGGGCGTCGTGCCCTATCTGCCGCTCGACCAGTTGCAGCAGAGGCGCCCCGCTCCGGGCGCCCCCCAGACGGGAGCTGTCCGATGA
- a CDS encoding dihydrofolate reductase, which translates to MASLPIVLVAAVADNGVIGDDNRLIWRLKTDLRRFRSLTLGRPVLMGRKTFLSIGKPLPGRETIVLTRDPAFRPEGVRTAADLDAALALAQQLGAQMGADSVTVAGGVEVYRQVLPLADRLELTFVHTAPAGDAVFPEWDRSAFAADGRESHPASPDDEHPFTFATFRRRA; encoded by the coding sequence ATGGCTTCGCTTCCGATCGTTCTCGTCGCGGCCGTGGCCGACAATGGCGTCATCGGTGACGACAACCGCCTGATCTGGCGGCTGAAGACCGATCTGCGCCGGTTCCGCAGCCTGACGCTGGGCCGACCCGTGCTGATGGGGCGCAAGACCTTCCTCTCCATCGGCAAGCCGCTGCCGGGACGCGAGACGATCGTCCTGACGCGAGATCCCGCCTTCCGCCCTGAGGGCGTCCGCACCGCAGCCGATCTCGACGCCGCGCTGGCTCTGGCCCAGCAGCTGGGGGCGCAGATGGGGGCCGACAGCGTCACGGTCGCCGGCGGGGTGGAGGTCTACAGGCAGGTGCTGCCGCTGGCTGACCGGCTCGAGCTCACCTTCGTCCACACGGCTCCGGCGGGTGACGCCGTGTTTCCCGAGTGGGACCGCTCCGCCTTCGCCGCGGATGGACGCGAAAGCCATCCGGCCAGCCCCGATGACGAGCACCCCTTCACTTTCGCGACCTTTCGCCGCCGGGCCTGA
- a CDS encoding GNAT family N-acetyltransferase, with the protein MTLTIRPARPHEAGLVLDFIRALAEYERLADHVVATEAEIAAALFGDNPRAFCDIAEWNGEPAGFSVWFYTYSTFSGRHGIWLEDLFVHPPFRGHGIGKALMAGLAKRCIDEGLPRLAWWVLNWNEPSRVFYRSLGAKAQDEWTVKRLDGEALARLAGQG; encoded by the coding sequence ATGACGCTCACCATCCGTCCCGCCCGGCCGCACGAGGCCGGCCTCGTGCTCGATTTCATCAGGGCGCTCGCCGAGTATGAGAGGCTCGCCGACCATGTCGTTGCGACGGAGGCCGAGATCGCGGCCGCGCTCTTCGGCGACAACCCCAGGGCCTTCTGCGACATCGCCGAGTGGAATGGCGAGCCGGCGGGTTTTTCGGTCTGGTTCTACACCTACTCGACCTTCTCCGGCCGCCACGGCATCTGGCTCGAGGATCTCTTCGTCCACCCGCCCTTCCGCGGCCACGGCATCGGCAAGGCGCTGATGGCGGGGCTGGCGAAGCGCTGCATCGACGAAGGCCTGCCCCGGCTCGCCTGGTGGGTGCTGAACTGGAACGAGCCCTCGCGCGTGTTCTACCGGTCGCTGGGTGCCAAGGCGCAGGACGAATGGACGGTGAAGCGCCTCGACGGCGAGGCGCTGGCGCGGCTGGCAGGGCAGGGCTGA
- a CDS encoding thymidylate synthase, with amino-acid sequence MHQYHDLLRRVLDEGVRKDDRTGTGTLAVFGHQMRFDLSEGFPLVTTKKLHLKSIIHELIWFLRGDTNVRYLQENGVTIWDEWADEKGDLGPVYGRQWRSWPAPDGSTIDQIAWLVGEIRRNPDSRRLIVSAWNPADIPKMALAPCHCLFQFFVADGKLSCQLYQRSADVFLGVPFNIASYALLTHMVAQVTGLRVGDFVHSFGDTHLYVNHLDQAKLQLTREFRPLPKLALNPAVTKLEDFSFADVTIEGYDPHPAIKAPIAV; translated from the coding sequence ATGCACCAGTATCACGACCTGCTCCGACGCGTCCTGGACGAGGGTGTCCGCAAGGATGACCGCACCGGCACCGGCACGCTGGCCGTGTTCGGCCACCAGATGCGCTTCGATCTGAGCGAGGGCTTCCCGCTCGTCACGACCAAGAAGCTGCATCTGAAGTCGATCATCCACGAGCTGATCTGGTTCCTGCGCGGCGACACCAATGTCCGCTACCTGCAGGAGAACGGCGTCACGATCTGGGACGAATGGGCCGACGAGAAGGGCGATCTCGGCCCGGTCTATGGGCGGCAGTGGCGCTCCTGGCCCGCGCCCGATGGCAGCACGATCGACCAGATCGCCTGGTTGGTGGGCGAGATCCGGCGCAATCCGGATTCGCGCCGGCTGATCGTCTCGGCCTGGAACCCCGCCGACATCCCGAAGATGGCGCTGGCGCCGTGCCACTGCCTGTTCCAGTTCTTCGTGGCCGATGGAAAACTGTCCTGCCAGCTCTACCAGCGCTCGGCCGACGTCTTCCTCGGCGTGCCCTTCAACATCGCCAGCTATGCCCTGCTGACGCATATGGTGGCGCAGGTGACGGGGCTGCGCGTCGGCGACTTCGTGCATTCCTTCGGCGACACGCATCTCTATGTGAATCATCTCGACCAGGCGAAGCTGCAGCTGACGCGCGAGTTCAGGCCGCTGCCGAAGCTCGCGCTCAACCCGGCGGTGACGAAGCTCGAGGATTTCAGCTTCGCCGACGTGACGATCGAGGGCTACGACCCGCATCCGGCGATCAAGGCTCCGATCGCGGTATGA
- a CDS encoding PepSY domain-containing protein produces the protein MTRSHRAWPALVLLACVGVSLSCLPDGAGALPAGTGTAPAGTVAAAAQASSKISEAAARRIAWGSGIDHIEDIVLADGRWQVAGRDRSGTEITVDIHARDGRVLGQTGLLAN, from the coding sequence ATGACACGATCGCACCGTGCCTGGCCGGCTCTGGTTCTTCTGGCCTGTGTCGGCGTCTCGCTGTCATGCCTGCCTGATGGCGCCGGCGCCCTGCCCGCCGGGACCGGCACCGCCCCGGCCGGTACAGTCGCGGCCGCCGCACAGGCTTCCTCGAAGATCTCGGAGGCCGCGGCCCGGCGGATCGCCTGGGGCTCGGGCATCGACCATATCGAGGACATCGTGCTGGCCGATGGGCGCTGGCAGGTCGCGGGCCGCGACCGCAGCGGCACCGAAATCACCGTCGACATCCATGCCCGCGACGGCCGCGTGCTCGGCCAGACCGGGCTTCTCGCAAATTAA
- a CDS encoding SspB family protein, which yields MSKDVLRYDLMVQDALKGVVRKILAEAGRDGLPGDHHFYVTFRTGAPGVRVSQRLRDKHPDEMTIVLQHQFWDLSVSEHAFEVGLSFSNVPERLLIPFDAITTFFDPSVQFGLKFETQDTEGASANDAAATPRPRGAGSEPSEAPAAPLALPAKATPAGVPAIKARTETPAKGGSKPAKPQAQEPAAEATEPAPDDGGGAQVVSLDAFRKKT from the coding sequence ATGTCCAAGGACGTTCTTCGCTACGATCTGATGGTGCAGGACGCGCTCAAGGGCGTGGTGCGCAAGATTCTCGCGGAGGCGGGTCGGGACGGTCTGCCCGGCGACCACCATTTCTACGTGACCTTCCGCACCGGCGCGCCGGGCGTGCGCGTCTCGCAGCGCCTGCGCGACAAGCACCCCGACGAGATGACGATCGTCCTCCAGCACCAGTTCTGGGATCTGAGCGTCAGCGAGCATGCCTTCGAGGTCGGCCTGTCCTTCTCGAACGTGCCCGAGCGGCTGCTGATCCCCTTCGACGCGATCACCACCTTCTTCGATCCCTCGGTCCAGTTCGGCCTGAAGTTCGAGACCCAGGATACCGAGGGCGCCTCCGCCAACGATGCGGCGGCCACGCCGCGGCCCCGCGGGGCGGGCTCGGAGCCGAGCGAAGCGCCGGCCGCGCCCCTCGCCCTCCCCGCCAAGGCAACCCCGGCGGGCGTGCCCGCGATCAAGGCGCGCACCGAGACCCCGGCCAAGGGCGGATCCAAGCCCGCCAAGCCGCAGGCCCAGGAGCCCGCCGCCGAAGCGACCGAACCCGCGCCCGATGACGGCGGCGGCGCCCAGGTCGTGAGCCTCGACGCCTTCCGCAAGAAAACCTGA
- the fumC gene encoding class II fumarate hydratase, which yields MSDTRTETDSFGPIAVPADRYWGAQTQRSLENFRIGGERERMPLPLVHALVLVKKTAAHVNARLGLIDPRIAGAIGQAADEALSGQFDDHFPLVIWQTGSGTQTNMNVNEVLANRANELLGVGRGAKSPVHPNDHVNRGQSSNDCFPTAMHIAAALEIARSLLPALRALEKALADKSAAFKDLVKIGRTHLQDATPVTLGQEFSGYAMQLHLGVSRIEASLGGLYALAQGGTAVGTGLNTHPDFAALFAREVAALTGVPFRSAENKFEALASHGALAAAHGALAALAADLFKIANDIRLMGSGPRSGLGEISLPENEPGSSIMPGKVNPTQAEALTMVAAQVMGNQTTIGFAASQGHFELNVFKPVIAAAFLQSVRLLTDAADSFRVHCVEGIVANEDQLRELLSRSLMLVTALAPAIGYDGAAGIAKAAHHNGTTLREEALRAGVAADLFDATVRPELMLGPA from the coding sequence ATGTCCGACACCCGCACCGAGACCGATTCCTTCGGCCCCATCGCCGTCCCCGCGGACCGCTACTGGGGCGCGCAGACGCAACGCTCGCTCGAGAACTTCCGCATCGGCGGCGAGCGCGAGCGCATGCCCCTGCCGCTCGTCCATGCCCTGGTGCTGGTCAAGAAGACCGCCGCCCATGTCAATGCCCGCCTCGGGCTGATCGACCCGCGCATCGCCGGCGCCATCGGCCAGGCGGCCGACGAGGCGCTGTCGGGCCAGTTCGACGACCATTTCCCGCTGGTGATCTGGCAGACCGGCTCGGGCACGCAGACCAACATGAACGTCAACGAGGTGCTGGCGAACCGCGCCAACGAGCTTCTCGGCGTGGGGCGCGGCGCCAAGAGCCCGGTGCATCCCAACGACCACGTCAACCGCGGCCAGTCCTCGAACGACTGCTTCCCGACCGCGATGCACATCGCCGCCGCCCTCGAGATCGCGCGCTCGCTGCTGCCGGCGCTGCGCGCCCTCGAAAAGGCGCTGGCCGACAAGTCGGCGGCCTTCAAAGATCTGGTCAAGATCGGGCGCACCCATCTCCAGGATGCGACGCCCGTCACGCTCGGCCAGGAATTCTCCGGCTATGCGATGCAGCTCCATCTCGGCGTCAGTCGGATCGAGGCGTCGCTCGGCGGGCTCTATGCGCTGGCCCAGGGCGGCACCGCCGTCGGCACCGGCCTCAACACGCATCCCGACTTCGCCGCCCTCTTCGCCCGCGAGGTCGCGGCCCTGACCGGCGTGCCCTTCCGCAGCGCCGAGAACAAGTTCGAGGCGCTGGCGAGCCATGGCGCGCTTGCCGCCGCCCATGGTGCGCTCGCGGCGCTGGCCGCCGACCTGTTCAAGATCGCCAACGACATCCGCCTGATGGGCTCGGGCCCGCGCTCGGGCCTCGGCGAGATCAGCCTCCCCGAGAACGAGCCTGGCTCCTCGATCATGCCCGGCAAGGTCAACCCGACCCAGGCCGAGGCGCTGACCATGGTCGCGGCCCAGGTCATGGGCAACCAGACCACGATCGGCTTCGCCGCGAGCCAGGGCCATTTCGAACTGAACGTCTTCAAGCCGGTGATCGCCGCCGCCTTCCTGCAGTCGGTGAGGCTCTTGACCGACGCGGCCGACAGCTTCCGCGTCCACTGCGTCGAGGGCATCGTCGCCAATGAGGACCAGTTGCGGGAGCTGCTGTCGCGCTCGCTGATGCTGGTGACGGCGCTGGCGCCGGCCATCGGCTATGACGGCGCCGCCGGCATCGCCAAGGCGGCCCATCACAATGGCACGACCCTGCGCGAGGAAGCGCTGCGCGCCGGCGTCGCCGCCGATCTGTTTGACGCCACCGTCAGGCCCGAGCTGATGCTCGGCCCGGCCTGA
- a CDS encoding DUF4169 family protein: MAEIVNLRRARKQRARQDADKQAQQNRIAFGRTKAERSLTQAERDKAARTLDGHHLAPPDEEPAP, encoded by the coding sequence ATGGCCGAGATCGTCAATCTGCGCCGGGCCCGCAAGCAGCGCGCGCGACAGGACGCTGACAAGCAGGCGCAGCAGAACCGCATCGCCTTCGGCCGGACCAAGGCCGAGCGAAGCCTGACGCAGGCCGAGCGCGACAAGGCCGCACGCACGCTGGACGGGCACCACCTCGCTCCGCCCGACGAAGAGCCCGCGCCGTGA
- a CDS encoding ribbon-helix-helix domain-containing protein — protein sequence MSAERKRSLTVAGHRTSVSLEEPFWEALKEIAVAQGLTVAALIAAIDGSREGVNLSSALRLHVLAHYRRLAAGPEA from the coding sequence GTGAGCGCCGAGCGCAAGCGCTCGCTGACCGTCGCCGGCCACCGCACCAGCGTCTCGCTGGAAGAGCCCTTCTGGGAGGCGCTGAAGGAGATCGCCGTCGCGCAGGGGTTGACCGTGGCCGCCCTGATCGCCGCGATCGACGGCAGCCGCGAGGGCGTTAACCTCTCCTCGGCGCTGCGCCTGCACGTGCTGGCGCATTACCGGCGGCTGGCGGCAGGTCCCGAAGCCTGA
- a CDS encoding AsmA family protein: MRETLTVLAGLLVLALLAALVGPGFVDWRGYRPHFEERLASALGVETRIGGAIGLQLLPSPRLTLQDVRFGDDDAQASRAAVETLTVELALSALMRGEFRIADARAEGATVVVALDEGGALRLPARTGSGLPTQTSLDRLSVGRSVLIWREAGREPLSIGPIAADISAVTLAGPWRIEGEAAGASVRLTTGAMEPDGRLRAKAFVTGQDIQLTFDGSFILPASGTTPGLDGAFTLSPGGALALSGRVTGGARQLDVAGLAIDIAGGAARLEGEGQFLPATGTGSLALRARRLDADALAEALAARPGFERVLQTLPGRLDLSLDLDQLIWRGEDFSALGLRGRLDGNGLSEATASVRVAGALLGASGAADLDGVAGRLNLKADDSRRIALVLARAGLDPALADLVAALGQIDAEAIGAWDGGRVGLQRLMVTGSSGVRLDLSGDVTPQRLAAKAVLNGFDLNTLPPGTSFAGLIGTRDLALDLSLTQARFRNAPPGSASLDLRREGAVWRLSRLAIDGFGGVNVAGSGALLAEGGEIAGRIRAPRFETLAALAGPLVPEAARPVLGRVGDGLSRLDAGFRLTRAPSGETGLVLDGAAQAGRLSLTGRLDAGGRWTGARLRFDLADRRQAFQAFGLPAPRQTGPGELVLEQDAARLVATLAGPGLSIVLEQDGSAASRLTLQAEGPGQILPEGAARFLPDGLVDAHARLAFRPDAVTLDAAVFNLAGATARGTLALAREGGRLTGRLALPSIDLRGLLGAALGAAPSGASTWSTVRFGPPASLPEFDLAIEAGAVTAADGIILRDARFALRADQDGLRLDDLTAPFGGGRVGGRFATRREGGLAQLSGRVTLDGVDLAPLTGGGLGGKVSGQVEAGGSGESPARLIAGLGGAGALTFAEARLGRFDPAAYARIIATTGEDASESDAARLQQRLSEALDRDGWSLGSVTVPFTLAGGLVRLQPLTFERSGLRTEASGIVDLRALMLDLRLGLKPLGALPKGWPADAPQVGVAWRGPLAAPRRETDVNALSNMVAARALAREIERVEAFEADARERAAHSRRLRAEREMRENARKLAEFLKAEEERRLAEEKRAEEERRAEEARRLAEERRAEEQRRAEQARMEQEMRRRIEAEERAERARAAAERAAAERAATPQPQPGPLILPGAPRASFPDPVLQPAPPLAPPVDIQSVPRPLSRGTQPN, encoded by the coding sequence TTGCGTGAGACCCTGACAGTTCTGGCCGGCCTGCTGGTGCTGGCGCTGCTCGCCGCGCTGGTGGGGCCTGGCTTCGTCGACTGGCGTGGCTACCGGCCGCATTTCGAGGAGCGGCTGGCGAGCGCGCTCGGCGTCGAAACGCGGATCGGCGGCGCCATCGGCCTGCAACTGCTGCCCTCGCCGCGGCTGACGCTCCAGGACGTCCGTTTCGGGGACGACGACGCGCAGGCGAGCCGCGCGGCGGTCGAGACGCTGACTGTCGAGCTCGCCCTGTCGGCGCTGATGCGCGGCGAGTTCCGCATCGCGGATGCGCGGGCCGAGGGCGCGACGGTGGTCGTGGCGCTCGACGAGGGCGGCGCGCTGCGCCTGCCGGCCCGCACCGGTTCGGGCCTGCCGACACAGACCAGTCTCGATCGCCTCTCCGTCGGCCGTTCGGTGCTGATCTGGCGCGAGGCGGGCCGCGAGCCCCTGAGCATCGGGCCGATCGCCGCGGACATCTCGGCGGTGACGCTGGCGGGCCCCTGGCGGATCGAAGGTGAGGCGGCTGGAGCGTCCGTGCGCCTCACCACCGGCGCGATGGAGCCCGACGGCAGGTTGCGGGCCAAGGCCTTCGTGACGGGGCAGGACATCCAGCTGACCTTCGACGGCAGCTTCATCCTGCCGGCGTCCGGGACGACTCCGGGTCTTGACGGGGCCTTCACGCTGTCCCCGGGGGGCGCCTTGGCGCTGTCCGGCAGGGTCACGGGCGGCGCTCGCCAGCTCGATGTCGCCGGCCTGGCCATCGATATCGCCGGTGGTGCGGCGCGGCTGGAAGGCGAGGGGCAGTTCCTCCCGGCGACAGGGACGGGCTCGCTCGCCCTGCGGGCGCGGCGGCTGGATGCGGATGCCCTGGCGGAGGCGCTGGCTGCACGGCCGGGCTTCGAGCGCGTGCTGCAGACGCTGCCGGGACGTCTCGACCTGTCGCTCGACCTCGACCAGCTGATCTGGCGGGGTGAGGATTTCTCCGCCCTCGGCCTGCGCGGCCGGCTGGACGGCAATGGCCTGTCGGAGGCGACCGCTTCGGTCCGCGTCGCGGGCGCCCTGCTGGGGGCGAGCGGGGCGGCCGATCTCGACGGCGTGGCCGGGCGGCTCAACCTCAAGGCCGATGATTCGCGACGGATCGCGCTCGTCCTCGCCCGGGCCGGGCTCGACCCGGCGCTGGCCGATCTCGTCGCGGCGCTCGGCCAGATCGACGCCGAGGCGATCGGTGCCTGGGATGGCGGGCGCGTCGGCCTGCAGCGGCTCATGGTGACGGGCTCCTCCGGCGTCCGGCTCGACCTCTCGGGCGACGTCACGCCCCAACGGCTGGCCGCGAAGGCGGTGCTGAACGGGTTCGACCTCAACACGCTGCCACCGGGGACGAGCTTCGCCGGGCTGATCGGCACGCGCGATCTCGCGCTCGACCTCAGCCTGACGCAGGCTCGCTTCCGCAACGCGCCGCCGGGCTCGGCCAGTCTCGACCTGCGCCGGGAGGGCGCCGTCTGGCGCCTCAGCCGCCTGGCGATCGACGGATTCGGCGGCGTCAATGTCGCGGGGTCTGGCGCGCTGCTGGCGGAGGGGGGCGAGATTGCGGGCCGCATCCGGGCGCCGCGCTTCGAGACGCTCGCGGCCCTGGCCGGTCCGCTTGTCCCCGAGGCGGCACGGCCGGTGCTCGGCCGTGTCGGCGACGGGCTGTCGCGGCTCGATGCGGGCTTTCGCCTGACCCGGGCGCCGAGCGGCGAGACCGGCCTCGTCCTCGACGGTGCGGCGCAGGCCGGGCGGCTCTCCCTGACCGGGCGGCTCGACGCAGGCGGCCGCTGGACCGGCGCCCGGCTGCGCTTCGATCTCGCCGACCGCCGCCAGGCCTTCCAGGCGTTCGGGCTGCCGGCGCCGCGCCAGACCGGCCCGGGCGAACTGGTGCTGGAGCAGGATGCCGCCCGCCTCGTCGCGACGCTCGCCGGTCCCGGTCTGTCGATCGTCCTGGAGCAGGACGGTTCGGCCGCCTCGCGGCTGACGCTCCAGGCCGAGGGGCCGGGCCAGATCCTGCCCGAGGGAGCCGCGCGCTTCCTGCCCGACGGGCTCGTGGACGCCCATGCCCGCCTCGCCTTCAGGCCGGACGCGGTCACGCTCGACGCGGCGGTGTTCAACCTGGCCGGCGCGACGGCGAGGGGCACGCTCGCGCTGGCGCGCGAGGGCGGTCGGCTGACCGGCCGTCTCGCCCTGCCTTCGATCGATCTGCGCGGGCTGCTGGGGGCGGCGCTGGGGGCTGCTCCGTCGGGCGCTTCGACCTGGTCGACGGTGCGCTTCGGCCCACCGGCGAGCCTGCCCGAGTTCGACCTCGCGATCGAGGCTGGCGCGGTGACGGCCGCCGACGGCATCATCCTGCGCGACGCGCGGTTTGCCCTGCGCGCCGATCAGGATGGATTGCGGCTGGACGATCTGACCGCGCCCTTTGGCGGCGGCCGGGTCGGCGGCCGCTTCGCCACTCGGCGCGAGGGCGGGCTTGCGCAGCTTTCGGGCCGTGTGACGCTCGACGGCGTCGATCTCGCGCCGCTGACGGGCGGTGGGCTCGGCGGCAAAGTGTCCGGCCAGGTCGAGGCGGGCGGCTCGGGCGAGAGCCCGGCGCGGCTGATCGCCGGGCTGGGCGGCGCGGGCGCCCTGACCTTTGCGGAGGCGCGCCTCGGCCGCTTCGACCCCGCGGCCTATGCGCGCATCATCGCGACGACGGGGGAGGATGCGTCGGAGAGCGATGCGGCCCGGCTGCAGCAGCGCCTGTCGGAGGCGCTCGACCGCGATGGCTGGTCGCTCGGCAGCGTCACCGTACCGTTCACGCTCGCGGGCGGGCTGGTGCGGTTGCAGCCGCTGACCTTCGAGCGCAGCGGCCTGCGGACGGAGGCGAGCGGCATCGTCGATCTGCGGGCGCTGATGCTCGATCTGCGCCTCGGCCTCAAGCCGCTGGGCGCGCTGCCCAAGGGCTGGCCGGCCGATGCGCCGCAGGTCGGCGTCGCCTGGCGCGGGCCGCTCGCCGCGCCGCGGCGCGAGACGGATGTGAACGCGCTCTCCAACATGGTGGCGGCGCGGGCGCTGGCGCGCGAGATCGAGCGCGTCGAGGCCTTCGAGGCCGATGCCCGAGAGCGGGCGGCCCATTCCCGGCGCCTGCGGGCGGAGCGCGAGATGCGCGAGAATGCGCGCAAGCTCGCCGAGTTCCTGAAGGCGGAGGAGGAGCGCCGCCTGGCCGAGGAGAAGCGCGCCGAGGAGGAACGCCGGGCCGAGGAGGCCCGTCGCCTCGCCGAGGAGCGGCGTGCGGAAGAGCAGCGGCGGGCCGAGCAGGCCCGGATGGAGCAGGAGATGCGCCGCCGCATCGAGGCGGAGGAGCGGGCCGAGCGGGCGCGTGCGGCTGCCGAGCGCGCGGCTGCCGAACGAGCCGCGACACCGCAGCCACAGCCCGGGCCGCTGATCCTGCCCGGTGCGCCGCGGGCCAGTTTCCCGGATCCGGTGCTGCAGCCCGCGCCGCCGCTGGCGCCGCCGGTGGACATCCAGTCGGTGCCGCGCCCGCTCTCGCGTGGCACGCAACCCAACTGA